One genomic segment of Hydrocarboniclastica marina includes these proteins:
- the rplP gene encoding 50S ribosomal protein L16 has translation MLQPKRTKFRKTMKGRNRGLAHRGSKVSFGEYGLKATSRGRITARQIEAARRTMTRKIKRGGKIWIRIFPDKPITGKPLEVRMGKGKGSVEYWVAEIQPGKMLYEMEGVSEEIAREAFSLAASKLPVSTTFVTRTVM, from the coding sequence ATGTTACAACCAAAACGCACCAAGTTTCGCAAGACGATGAAGGGCCGCAACCGCGGTCTTGCGCACCGCGGCAGCAAAGTAAGTTTCGGTGAGTACGGATTGAAAGCCACAAGCCGTGGCCGTATAACTGCCCGCCAGATTGAGGCGGCCCGTCGTACGATGACCCGTAAAATCAAGCGGGGCGGAAAAATCTGGATCCGCATCTTCCCGGACAAGCCCATCACTGGGAAGCCGCTGGAAGTACGGATGGGTAAAGGTAAAGGTTCAGTAGAATACTGGGTCGCGGAAATACAGCCGGGCAAGATGCTTTACGAGATGGAAGGCGTGTCGGAAGAAATCGCACGTGAAGCCTTCTCCCTGGCGGCTTCGAAACTACCCGTTTCGACCACTTTCGTGACTAGGACGGTGATGTGA
- the rpmC gene encoding 50S ribosomal protein L29 — protein sequence MKATELREKPVDELNAELLKLLKEQFNLRMRKATGQLNQSHLLGSLKRDIARVKTVLNEKAGG from the coding sequence ATGAAAGCGACAGAATTACGTGAAAAGCCGGTCGACGAGCTGAATGCTGAGCTCCTCAAGCTCCTCAAGGAGCAGTTCAACCTGAGGATGCGTAAGGCGACAGGCCAGTTGAACCAGAGTCACTTGCTCGGTTCGCTCAAGCGTGACATCGCTCGTGTCAAAACCGTATTGAACGAAAAGGCAGGTGGCTAA
- the rpsQ gene encoding 30S ribosomal protein S17, with protein MTEVAKTARTISGKVVSNKMDKSIVVLVERREKHPIYGKYVRRSSKIHAHDENNQCQIGDVVTIQETRPVSKTKAWKLVNVVERAAEV; from the coding sequence ATGACGGAAGTTGCGAAGACTGCCCGAACCATTAGCGGCAAGGTGGTGAGTAACAAGATGGATAAGTCCATTGTTGTGCTCGTTGAGCGACGCGAAAAGCATCCGATCTACGGAAAGTATGTTCGTCGCTCGTCCAAAATTCATGCGCATGACGAAAACAACCAGTGCCAGATTGGGGATGTTGTCACCATTCAGGAAACGCGCCCGGTCTCCAAGACCAAGGCGTGGAAGCTGGTCAACGTCGTTGAGCGTGCCGCGGAAGTTTAA
- the rplN gene encoding 50S ribosomal protein L14 — protein MIQTQTMLEVADNSGARRVMCIKVLGGSHRRYARVGDVIKVTVKEAIPRGKVKKGQVLKAVVVRTAHGVRRSDGSVIRFDGNAAVLLNNQDAPIGTRIFGPVTRELRNEKFMKIISLAPEVL, from the coding sequence ATGATTCAAACTCAAACAATGCTCGAGGTCGCTGATAACAGCGGCGCCCGTCGGGTAATGTGTATAAAGGTTCTCGGCGGGTCTCACCGGCGCTACGCGCGGGTTGGGGACGTAATAAAGGTGACTGTAAAGGAAGCCATTCCCCGAGGTAAGGTCAAAAAGGGCCAGGTCCTGAAGGCGGTTGTGGTACGCACTGCACATGGTGTGCGCCGGTCGGACGGCTCGGTTATTCGCTTCGACGGTAACGCGGCGGTTCTTCTGAACAACCAGGATGCGCCGATCGGTACCCGTATTTTCGGGCCGGTAACGCGTGAATTGCGCAACGAGAAGTTCATGAAGATCATCTCGCTGGCACCTGAAGTACTGTAA
- the rplX gene encoding 50S ribosomal protein L24, with translation MKKIKRDDEVIVIAGKDKNKRGRVVRVLDNGKLIVSGINMMKRHTRPNPMAGTAGGIVEKEAPIQASNVAIYNSQTDKADRVGFQVKEDGSKVRVFKSTKEVVDNQ, from the coding sequence ATGAAGAAGATTAAACGGGATGACGAGGTCATCGTCATTGCGGGTAAGGACAAGAACAAGCGCGGCAGAGTCGTGCGCGTTCTGGATAATGGCAAGCTAATCGTGTCGGGTATCAACATGATGAAGCGCCACACCCGTCCAAACCCAATGGCAGGCACAGCCGGGGGCATCGTAGAGAAAGAGGCGCCCATCCAGGCATCTAACGTGGCTATTTATAATTCGCAAACCGATAAAGCTGATCGAGTTGGCTTCCAGGTCAAGGAAGACGGCAGCAAGGTGCGGGTTTTCAAGTCCACGAAAGAAGTTGTCGATAACCAGTAA
- the rplE gene encoding 50S ribosomal protein L5 codes for MKELYKTQVLPALRDQFSYENVMQVPRIQKITLNMGVGESVGDKKQIENAASNLEDLAGQKPIITKAHKSVAGFKIREGWPIGCKVTLRGDRMWDFFDRLVHIAIPRVRDFRGLNPKSFDGRGNYSMGVREQIIFPEIEYDKVDKIRGLDVTITTSAKSDEEGRALLEAFHFPFKK; via the coding sequence ATGAAAGAGCTTTACAAGACACAGGTGCTGCCTGCACTGCGGGATCAGTTCTCCTACGAGAACGTTATGCAGGTACCGCGCATTCAGAAGATCACCCTGAACATGGGTGTAGGCGAATCAGTTGGCGATAAGAAGCAGATTGAGAATGCTGCGTCCAACCTTGAAGACTTGGCGGGTCAAAAGCCCATCATTACCAAGGCTCACAAGTCGGTCGCTGGTTTCAAAATCCGTGAAGGCTGGCCGATTGGCTGCAAGGTAACCCTGCGGGGCGACCGTATGTGGGACTTTTTTGACCGCCTGGTGCATATCGCGATTCCGCGTGTGCGCGATTTCCGCGGCTTGAATCCGAAGTCCTTTGACGGCCGCGGAAACTACAGCATGGGTGTTCGGGAACAGATAATTTTCCCGGAGATCGAGTACGACAAGGTCGACAAGATTCGTGGCCTGGACGTCACGATCACCACTTCGGCGAAATCGGACGAAGAAGGTCGAGCACTGCTGGAAGCTTTCCACTTCCCGTTCAAAAAATAA
- the rpsN gene encoding 30S ribosomal protein S14: MAKVSMKNRELKREKTVAKYAAKRAELKAIVNNPNISEEERWDAQAKLQKLPRDASPVRLRNRCQMTGRPHGVLRKFKLSRIKLREAGMRGDVPGLTKSSW; this comes from the coding sequence ATGGCAAAAGTTTCCATGAAGAACCGCGAGCTCAAACGCGAAAAAACGGTTGCAAAATACGCAGCCAAGCGCGCTGAGCTCAAGGCGATAGTAAACAACCCGAACATCAGCGAAGAAGAGCGTTGGGATGCCCAAGCGAAGCTGCAGAAGTTGCCTCGCGACGCCAGCCCGGTCCGTCTGCGCAACCGGTGCCAAATGACCGGTCGCCCGCACGGCGTTCTTCGTAAGTTCAAGCTTTCCCGGATCAAGCTCCGCGAAGCCGGGATGCGCGGCGACGTTCCAGGACTGACCAAGTCAAGCTGGTAA